GGTCGTCAGGGCGTTCTTGAAAACCTGCTCGAAGGCCAGGAACTTGAGGATGCCGAGGTTGACCGTCGGATGGAAGCGCAGGCCGCCCTTGTAGGGGCCGATCGCGCTGTTCATCTCGATCCGGAAGCCGCGGTTGACCTGGATCTCGCCCTTGTCGTCCACCCAGGGCACGCGGAACATGATGACGCGCTCGGGCTCGACGACCCGCTCCAGGATCCGCTCGTCCTGGTATCTCGGATTCTTCTCGATGAACGGCATCAGCGAGGAAACCACCTCGTGCACGGCCTGGTGGAACTCGGGCTGATGCGGATCGCGAGCCTGTACCTTCTTCATGAAGGCATCGACAGCTTTGGACATCTGAGCCTCCTTCGGCTGCGGCGGGTTGACCTGCACCCTGTCGGGCGGACGTGAAACCGGATTCTTCCCCCGGGAACGCCCGTCGGGAAGGGTGTAAATGTACGGAGGACGGAAAATTTTGTCAAGCCCATTGTCTATAGCCGAATTATTGGTGGAAACCGAATCGAATCGGCCGATTCGTGGGGAAACTACCCGGCGAGCACCCGTTCGATCGCCGAACGAAGTTCCGATCCCGTATAGGGTTTGCCGATCGCGCCGGCGAAACCGAACTGCTCGAAGCTGACCATGTTGGAATCGGCGAGCCGGCCGCTCGAGACGATCGCCCTGACCGCCGGGTCGATCTCCCGCAACTCGGCGATCGTCTCCTTCCCGCCCTTGCCCTTCTTGACGCCGAGATCGAGGATCACGAGGTCGTAGGGCCGTCCCGCATGGAGGGAGACGCGATATTTCCTGAGCGCCTCGTCGCCGTCCTTCGCGCAATCGACGTCGTAGCCGGCGGTGGCGAGCATCCGCGGCACGGCGCGGCGGAGCATCTCCTCGTCGTCCATGAAGAGGATTCGCGCCCTGCCGTCACCGTTCGATGCGCTCGATCCGTCGCGCACGCTCTCGCCTCCCACAACCGGTCGCTTCCCCCCGGCGAATGATTTCGACTGTCGATTGATACGTCACCGCTTGTCGAATCGTTGCGATTCGCTTCCGATTATATCCGCATGCGCGTGACGATGTCCATCGAAAAGGGCGGCTTCCCGCTGCGGCCCCCTTGCCCGCCGCGGGTAGCGCTCGGCCGGTTTCGCCCCGTCATTCCGCCGCGGACGCGTCGCCGGGGACGAGACGGTCGAGTTCCGCCGCCGGAATCCCGAGCGAATCGGCAGCCTTCCCGCGGTCGTTGCCGAAATGCGCGACGGCGAGTCGCGCGTGCTCGCGAACGACCTCCTCGATCGTCCGCGGGACGAAGGCTCCCCGCTTGCCGCACCCCGGCTCGATCGCCTGCCTGATGTACGGGGGCAGCGATTCGACGGCGATCTCGCTCGCATCGCTGCTGGCGACGGCGGCCTGCACGATCGTGCGGAGCTCCCGGATATTGTCCGGGAAGCTGTACGCGGAAAGCATCTCGAGCAGCTCGGGGCTGATCGTCTCGATCGTCTTCCCCGCCTTCTCCGCCTCCTCGGCGAGGAAGTGCGCGGCGAGGATCGGGATGTCGACGGCCCGCTCCCTGAGCGGCGGTATGCTGATCGAGTTGATCATCAGGTGGTAGAGGAGGTCGCGCGAGAAGCTCTGCCGGTACTCGGGACTCGTCAGGTCGTGCGTCGAGGAGACGATCATCCGGACGTCGGCCGTGCGGATCTCGGTCGAGTTCTCGCGGTAGTACTCGCCCGTCAGGATCGCCCGCTTGAGGCGGACCTGCATCGGATGCTGGAGGGCGTCGATGTTGTTGAGGAAGATCGTGCCGCCGTTGGCCTGCTCGATCAACCCCGTCCTCTCCTCCCGCGCGCCGCTCCAGTCGCGCGCCTGGCCGAAGAAGAAGGAGGGGAAATGCTCGGGATCCTGGCCGTCCGCCTCGACCGCGAGGAAGGGCTTGTTGCGCCGGGGGCTCACCTTGTGGATCGCCCTGGCGACCGCCTCCTTGCCCGTGCCGCTCTCGCCCCAGATGAAGATGCTCAGATCGCTCGCCGCCAGTTTCTCGGCCTGGTGGAAGAGCCGGATCATCTTCGGATCCTGCGACCGGAAGTTGCGGAACGCCTCCTCGTCGATGAGGCTCTCCCGCGAGAGTTCCTCGGGAAGATCCTCGATCGTGCGATGCAGGGCGTCGTGCTCCATCGCCGCGTCGATCACCTCGAGAAGCTTGTCGTCCTCGACCGGCTTGATGAGGTAATCGAAGGCGCCGACCTTCATCGCCCTGACCGCCATGTCGACGTCGCTCACGCCCGTCAGGACGACCACGGGCGTGGTGTCTCCCTTCGCCCGCATCGTCCGCATGAT
The sequence above is drawn from the Candidatus Krumholzibacteriota bacterium genome and encodes:
- a CDS encoding response regulator — translated: MRDGSSASNGDGRARILFMDDEEMLRRAVPRMLATAGYDVDCAKDGDEALRKYRVSLHAGRPYDLVILDLGVKKGKGGKETIAELREIDPAVRAIVSSGRLADSNMVSFEQFGFAGAIGKPYTGSELRSAIERVLAG
- a CDS encoding sigma-54-dependent Fis family transcriptional regulator: MKRVLIVDDDVAVTNYFRVFLMQTGLFEPTVVNDSRTVAGLLEESRFDVILLDMDMPYVSGMDIMRTMRAKGDTTPVVVLTGVSDVDMAVRAMKVGAFDYLIKPVEDDKLLEVIDAAMEHDALHRTIEDLPEELSRESLIDEEAFRNFRSQDPKMIRLFHQAEKLAASDLSIFIWGESGTGKEAVARAIHKVSPRRNKPFLAVEADGQDPEHFPSFFFGQARDWSGAREERTGLIEQANGGTIFLNNIDALQHPMQVRLKRAILTGEYYRENSTEIRTADVRMIVSSTHDLTSPEYRQSFSRDLLYHLMINSISIPPLRERAVDIPILAAHFLAEEAEKAGKTIETISPELLEMLSAYSFPDNIRELRTIVQAAVASSDASEIAVESLPPYIRQAIEPGCGKRGAFVPRTIEEVVREHARLAVAHFGNDRGKAADSLGIPAAELDRLVPGDASAAE